The Henckelia pumila isolate YLH828 chromosome 2, ASM3356847v2, whole genome shotgun sequence genome includes a window with the following:
- the LOC140884436 gene encoding transcription factor MYB3R-1-like isoform X3, which translates to MNLRICKVNMESDMTSTTTPDGSRDGLQRSRPLHGRRTSGPTRRSTKGQWTAEEDEVLRASVQRFKGKNWKKIAECFKDRTDVQCLHRWQKVLNPELVKGPWSKEEDEIMIELVNKYGPKKWSTIAQHLPGRIGKQCRERWHNHLNPNINKEAWTQDEELALIHAHQIYGNKWAELTKFLPGRTDNAIKNHWNSSVKKKIDTYMASGLLSQFQGPPLVTNAHKSAASSSSKAQQSSEDGSVDRDGLELEEVSECSQGSFMAGLSQSTNHAVNSTIELNRGSCRVTEESSAVPSSEDYCPAIHEVSYSIPEVPYEFGSTSKFLEHVFSLDWETFAGKDFQLNPNELLDMSLLDLGQESSGQFLSSVSVMDNHEMVPFPPETPMGASTLVETTMVNSDFHNFVADSECRMIYPDVGHDGYCPSENVISQIDGGAELLVHHSLNFQIPEYGNFTSHSCYMSSDMLGNSYSQPLPVPTQFPSDDGSLVFDMKSNQHNYFSISNTEQESLLPCTDDGFINSKTSNCTPSEDMSNQTAGLSTLVPANDFVLAPSNDSENYSAGYKDPAETNENKDSGALFYEPPRFPSLDIPFFSCDLIQSGSDMHQEYSPLGIRQLMISSMTPFKLWDSPTRDDSPHAVLKSAAKSFTTTPSILKKRHRDLVSPLSEQRGEKKLGGDSNQESFSNLTNDFSRLEVMFDSCVNHRRPLPKISSNNKNFETSNVGKENVAPACEKVKKEINERNFTSDSKMQQKELHIIDVKKATEQTSITDVKMKAVVNEKVESKREFSGILVEHNMNDMHLFTPDHSGCKSVRSIGPSARSLGNQQPRRLDAVPKHGAIVSSSETPYLSVVCSPRLLAKNDGTTVVITTALQSTSPSEKKVESSGKDVVENNNLYVDTPFKRSIESPSAWKSPWFISSFVPGPRVDTDITIEFCRTSDTF; encoded by the exons ATGAATCTGCGTATCTGTAAAGTGAACATGGAAAGTGATATGACAAGCACCACGACTCCAGATGGTTCCAGAGATGGTCTGCAAAGATCTCGACCTTTACATGG CAGGAGGACTAGTGGTCCTACAAGGCGTTCCACAAAGGGTCAGTGGACTGCAGAAGAG GATGAAGTGTTGCGCGCTTCTGTTCAACGTTTCAAAGGGAAAAACTGGAAAAAAATTG CTGAATGCTTCAAGGATCGGACAGATGTACAGTGCTTACATAGGTGGCAGAAGGTTCTTAATCCAGAACTTGTAAAAGGTCCATGGTCAAAAGAG GAGGATGAAATTATGATTGAGTTAGTGAATAAATACGGTCCAAAAAAGTGGTCTACTATTGCACAACATCTCCCTGGACGGATTGGGAAACAGTGTCGGGAAAG ATGGCACAATCATCTTAATCCTAACATTAACAAAGAAGCTTGGACACAAGATGAGGAATTGGCTTTGATTCATGCACATCAAATTTATGGAAATAAGTGGGCAGAGTTGACTAAGTTTTTACCTGGGAG GACTGAcaatgcaattaaaaatcactgGAATAGCTCTGTCAAGAAAAAGATAGACACGTATATGGCGTCAGGATTACTTTCACAGTTCCAAGGTCCACCTCTTGTTACCAATGCTCATAAATCAGCAGCATCGTCTTCGTCCAAAGCACAACAGAGTAGTGAAGATGGTAGTGTTGATAGAGATGGATTAGAATTGGAAGAAGTTTCTGAGTGCAGTCAAGGTTCATTTATGGCTGGTTTGTCCCAAAGCACAAATCACGCGGTTAATTCGACAATAGAACTTAATAGAGGGAGTTGCAGAGTTACTGAAGAATCCAGTGCAGTGCCATCTTCTGAAGATTATTGCCCTGCCATTCATGAAGTTTCATATTCCATACCAGAAGTTCCTTACGAATTTGGTAGTACTTCTAAGTTCCTTGAACATGTTTTCTCTTTAGACTGGGAGACATTTGCGGGAAAAGATTTTCAGTTAAATCCAAATGAGCTACTTGACATGTCTTTGCTGGATCTGGGGCAAGAGTCATCTGGACAATTCCTGTCATCTGTGAGTGTCATGGATAACCATGAAATGGTACCCTTTCCGCCAGAGACCCCTATGGGTGCATCCACTTTGGTGGAAACCACAATGGTGAATTCTGATTTTCATAATTTTGTAGCTGATTCAGAATGTAGAATGATTTACCCTGACGTGGGCCATGATGGATATTGTCCCTCGGAAAATGTTATTTCCCAGATCGATGGAGGTGCAGAGCTGTTGGTTCACCACTCTTTGAATTTTCAGATTCCTGAATATGGAAACTTTACATCACATTCTTGTTATATGTCATCTGATATGCTCGGAAACTCATATAGTCAACCTCTCCCTGTTCCTACTCAATTTCCTTCTGATGATGGTTCTCTTGTGTTTGATATGAAGTCAAATCAGCATAACTATTTTTCGATCAGTAATACTGAACAAGAATCTCTTTTACCTTGCACGGATGATGGTTTTATAAATTCCAAAACTTCTAATTGCACTCCCAGCGAAGATATGTCCAATCAGACAGCAGGATTGTCAACACTAGTTCCAGCCAATGATTTTGTTTTGGCACCATCAAATGATTCTGAAAATTATTCTGCCGGGTACAAAGATCCTGCTGAAACCAATGAAAATAAGGACTCTGGAGCATTATTTTATGAACCTCCGCGTTTTCCAAGCCTAGATATACCTTTCTTTAGTTGTGATCTTATACAGTCTGGAAGTGACATGCATCAAGAGTACAGTCCACTCGGCATTCGCCAACTAATGATATCTTCTATGACTCCATTCAAACTATGGGATTCCCCAACAAGGGATGATAGTCCACATGCTGTTCTGAAAAGTGCGGCCAAATCTTTTACCACAACACCGTCAATCCTGAAAAAAAGACACCGCGATTTGGTTTCTCCTTTGTCTGAGCAGAGAGGTGAAAAGAAGCTTGGAGGTGATTCAAACCAGGAGTCGTTCTCCAACCTGACTAATGATTTTTCCCGGTTAGAGGTTATGTTTGACTCGTGTGTAAACCATAGGCGACCATTGCCAAAAATATCTTCGAACAACAAAAACTTCGAAACATCAAATGTAGGAAAAGAAAACGTGGCTCCAGCTTGCGAAAAGGTGAAAAAGGAAATAAATGAAAGGAATTTCACTTCAGATAGCAAAATGCAGCAGAAAGAATTACATATCATTGATGTTAAAAAGGCAACTGAACAGACTTCTATCACAGATGTCAAAATGAAGGCTGTAGTCAATGAAAAGGTGGAATCG AAAAGAGAGTTCTCTGGAATCCTTGTGGAACATAATATGAATGACATGCACCTCTTTACTCCTGACCACTCCGGCTGTAAGAGTGTCAGATCAATTGGTCCAAGTGCTAGATCTCTAGGAAATCAGCAACCTAGAAGACTAGATGCTGTACCAAAACATGGGGCTATTGTATCTTCATCTGAAACTCCATATTTGTCTGTTGTTTGTTCTCCTCGGCTGCTTGCGAAAAATGATGGGACTACTGTGGTCATAACTACGGCTCTCCAATCCACGAGTCCTTCAGAGAAGAAAGTTGAAAGTTCTGGCAAAGATGTAGTTGAAAACAATAACCT ATATGTAGACACCCCATTCAAGAGGAGTATAGAATCTCCTTCGGCATGGAAATCCCCTTGGTTTATCAGCAGTTTTGTACCAGGGCCCAGAGTTGATACAGATATAACAATTGAG TTTTGTAGGACATCGGATACTTTTTAA